One Etheostoma cragini isolate CJK2018 chromosome 18, CSU_Ecrag_1.0, whole genome shotgun sequence DNA window includes the following coding sequences:
- the riox1 gene encoding ribosomal oxygenase 1 isoform X2, producing MERKHMSAFALYKTLSTDLPPPATKPSLQDEECVNGAGEALEALLADLGKVNNSRERASKLFQWLINPIPAKSFFRETWEKKPILVQRKTPDYYKGLFSTAEFDRILRQEDVQYGVNLDVTSYTNGKRETHNPPGRALPFTVWDFYESGCSLRMLNPQSFSSTVWNVLSILQEQFGSMAGANVYLTPPGTQGFAPHYDDIEAFVVQLEGKKHWRVYNPRTEDEVLPVLSSANFDQADIGKPILEVVLEAGDLLYFPRGFIHQGDCLPDAHSLHITISSHQKNSWGELLQKLVPAALEIAMEEDVEFRQGLPLDYLTYMGVQNSDKDDPRRTKFFSRIESLMKKLITYAPVDAAVDQKARDFLHDCLPPMLTPEELASSVQGASTRWERGQVLDIGAQITTQTRVRILRAGCARLCSDGEAVHLYYTTDNSRVYHKEEPKSFEIKAEHTDAMEFLIHSYPKFVTVGSLPCDSADNRIALAELLFERGIIHTAEPV from the exons ATGGAGCGAAAACACATGTCAGCTTTTGCTTTGTATAAAACGTTATCAACCGACCTGCCTCCTCCTGCTACAAAACCTTCTTTGCAG GATGAGGAGTGTGTGAATGGAGCTGGTGAGGCTCTGGAAGCTCTGCTGGCCGATCTGGGAAAAGTCAACAACAGCCGGGAGCGAGCGAGTAAGCTGTTCCAGTGGCTCATCAACCCCATTCCTGCAAAGTCCTTCTTCAG GGAAACGTGGGAAAAGAAACCCATTCTTGTTCAACGTAAGACTCCAGATTATTACAAGGGACTGTTCTCCACAGCAGAGTTTGATCGCATATTAAGACAG GAGGATGTTCAGTATGGAGTGAACCTGGATGTCACGAGCTACACTAACGGCAAAAGAGAGACGCACAATCCTCCGGGGAGAGCTCTGCCGTTCACTGTGTGGGACTTCTATGAG AGTGGCTGCTCCCTGCGCATGCTGAATCCCCAGTCTTTCTCCTCCACGGTGTGGAACGTGCTGTCCATCCTCCAAGAGCAGTTCGGCAGCATGGCAGGAGCCAACGT ATACCTGACGCCACCTGGAACACAAGGCTTTGCTCCACATTATGACGACATTGAGGCGTTTGTGGTTCAGCTGGAGGGGAAGAAACATTGGAGAGTGTACAACCCAAG GACGGAAGATGAGGTCTTGCCTGTGCTTTCGAGTG CCAACTTCGATCAAGCAGACATCGGGAAGCCGATCCTGGAAGTGGTGCTCGAAGCCGGGGATCTCCTTTACTTTCCCCGAGGATTCATCCACCAGGGCGACTGCCTCCCAGACGCTCACTCCCTCCACATCACCATCTCCTCTCACCAGAAGAACAGCTGGGGGGAATTGCTGCAGAAG TTGGTTCCAGCTGCACTGGAAATAGCCATGGAGGAGGATGTGGAGTTCAGACAAGGATTACCTCTGGATTACCTGACATACATGGGAGTACAGAACTCTGACAAG GATGACCCACGCAGGACAAAGTTCTTCTCGCGAATTGAGAGTCTGATGAAGAAGCTTATTACTTATGCCCCGGTCGATGCTGCCGTGGATCAGAAAGCCAGAGACTTCCTCCATGACTGCCTTCCTCCCATGCTCACACCGG AGGAATTGGCCAGCAGTGTGCAAGGAGCATCTACTAGGTGGGAGCGCGGGCAAGTTCTGGATATAGGTGCACAAATCACTACCCAGACCCGAGTCAGAATTCTCCGTGCTGGATGTGCCAG GTTATGTAGTGATGGAGAAGCTGTTCATCTGTACTACACAACAGACAACTCCAGAGTTTACCACAAAGAGGAGCCCAAGAGTTTCGAAATAAAAGCAGAG cacACAGATGCCATGGAGTTTCTAATCCATTCATATCCCAAATTTGTGACAGTAGGAAGTTTGCCATGTGATTCTGCAGACAACagg ATTGCTTTGGCTGAACTGCTTTTCGAGAGGGGGATTATCCACACTGCAGAACCTGTGTAA
- the riox1 gene encoding ribosomal oxygenase 1 isoform X1 has product MERKHMSAFALYKTLSTDLPPPATKPSLQVADKKKRKKENGANKVNTVKAQLKPERKKVRKKLLKTAKKEESLKGMTEDEECVNGAGEALEALLADLGKVNNSRERASKLFQWLINPIPAKSFFRETWEKKPILVQRKTPDYYKGLFSTAEFDRILRQEDVQYGVNLDVTSYTNGKRETHNPPGRALPFTVWDFYESGCSLRMLNPQSFSSTVWNVLSILQEQFGSMAGANVYLTPPGTQGFAPHYDDIEAFVVQLEGKKHWRVYNPRTEDEVLPVLSSANFDQADIGKPILEVVLEAGDLLYFPRGFIHQGDCLPDAHSLHITISSHQKNSWGELLQKLVPAALEIAMEEDVEFRQGLPLDYLTYMGVQNSDKDDPRRTKFFSRIESLMKKLITYAPVDAAVDQKARDFLHDCLPPMLTPEELASSVQGASTRWERGQVLDIGAQITTQTRVRILRAGCARLCSDGEAVHLYYTTDNSRVYHKEEPKSFEIKAEHTDAMEFLIHSYPKFVTVGSLPCDSADNRIALAELLFERGIIHTAEPV; this is encoded by the exons ATGGAGCGAAAACACATGTCAGCTTTTGCTTTGTATAAAACGTTATCAACCGACCTGCCTCCTCCTGCTACAAAACCTTCTTTGCAG GTGGCAGataagaagaaaaggaaaaaggagaatGGGGCTAATAAGGTCAACACAGTTAAAGCTCAATTAAAGCCTGAAAGGAAGAAAGTGCGAAAGAAGCTCCTAAAGACtgcaaaaaaagaggagagcCTTAAGGGAATGACAGAA GATGAGGAGTGTGTGAATGGAGCTGGTGAGGCTCTGGAAGCTCTGCTGGCCGATCTGGGAAAAGTCAACAACAGCCGGGAGCGAGCGAGTAAGCTGTTCCAGTGGCTCATCAACCCCATTCCTGCAAAGTCCTTCTTCAG GGAAACGTGGGAAAAGAAACCCATTCTTGTTCAACGTAAGACTCCAGATTATTACAAGGGACTGTTCTCCACAGCAGAGTTTGATCGCATATTAAGACAG GAGGATGTTCAGTATGGAGTGAACCTGGATGTCACGAGCTACACTAACGGCAAAAGAGAGACGCACAATCCTCCGGGGAGAGCTCTGCCGTTCACTGTGTGGGACTTCTATGAG AGTGGCTGCTCCCTGCGCATGCTGAATCCCCAGTCTTTCTCCTCCACGGTGTGGAACGTGCTGTCCATCCTCCAAGAGCAGTTCGGCAGCATGGCAGGAGCCAACGT ATACCTGACGCCACCTGGAACACAAGGCTTTGCTCCACATTATGACGACATTGAGGCGTTTGTGGTTCAGCTGGAGGGGAAGAAACATTGGAGAGTGTACAACCCAAG GACGGAAGATGAGGTCTTGCCTGTGCTTTCGAGTG CCAACTTCGATCAAGCAGACATCGGGAAGCCGATCCTGGAAGTGGTGCTCGAAGCCGGGGATCTCCTTTACTTTCCCCGAGGATTCATCCACCAGGGCGACTGCCTCCCAGACGCTCACTCCCTCCACATCACCATCTCCTCTCACCAGAAGAACAGCTGGGGGGAATTGCTGCAGAAG TTGGTTCCAGCTGCACTGGAAATAGCCATGGAGGAGGATGTGGAGTTCAGACAAGGATTACCTCTGGATTACCTGACATACATGGGAGTACAGAACTCTGACAAG GATGACCCACGCAGGACAAAGTTCTTCTCGCGAATTGAGAGTCTGATGAAGAAGCTTATTACTTATGCCCCGGTCGATGCTGCCGTGGATCAGAAAGCCAGAGACTTCCTCCATGACTGCCTTCCTCCCATGCTCACACCGG AGGAATTGGCCAGCAGTGTGCAAGGAGCATCTACTAGGTGGGAGCGCGGGCAAGTTCTGGATATAGGTGCACAAATCACTACCCAGACCCGAGTCAGAATTCTCCGTGCTGGATGTGCCAG GTTATGTAGTGATGGAGAAGCTGTTCATCTGTACTACACAACAGACAACTCCAGAGTTTACCACAAAGAGGAGCCCAAGAGTTTCGAAATAAAAGCAGAG cacACAGATGCCATGGAGTTTCTAATCCATTCATATCCCAAATTTGTGACAGTAGGAAGTTTGCCATGTGATTCTGCAGACAACagg ATTGCTTTGGCTGAACTGCTTTTCGAGAGGGGGATTATCCACACTGCAGAACCTGTGTAA
- the riox1 gene encoding ribosomal oxygenase 1 isoform X3, with amino-acid sequence MTEDEECVNGAGEALEALLADLGKVNNSRERASKLFQWLINPIPAKSFFRETWEKKPILVQRKTPDYYKGLFSTAEFDRILRQEDVQYGVNLDVTSYTNGKRETHNPPGRALPFTVWDFYESGCSLRMLNPQSFSSTVWNVLSILQEQFGSMAGANVYLTPPGTQGFAPHYDDIEAFVVQLEGKKHWRVYNPRTEDEVLPVLSSANFDQADIGKPILEVVLEAGDLLYFPRGFIHQGDCLPDAHSLHITISSHQKNSWGELLQKLVPAALEIAMEEDVEFRQGLPLDYLTYMGVQNSDKDDPRRTKFFSRIESLMKKLITYAPVDAAVDQKARDFLHDCLPPMLTPEELASSVQGASTRWERGQVLDIGAQITTQTRVRILRAGCARLCSDGEAVHLYYTTDNSRVYHKEEPKSFEIKAEHTDAMEFLIHSYPKFVTVGSLPCDSADNRIALAELLFERGIIHTAEPV; translated from the exons ATGACAGAA GATGAGGAGTGTGTGAATGGAGCTGGTGAGGCTCTGGAAGCTCTGCTGGCCGATCTGGGAAAAGTCAACAACAGCCGGGAGCGAGCGAGTAAGCTGTTCCAGTGGCTCATCAACCCCATTCCTGCAAAGTCCTTCTTCAG GGAAACGTGGGAAAAGAAACCCATTCTTGTTCAACGTAAGACTCCAGATTATTACAAGGGACTGTTCTCCACAGCAGAGTTTGATCGCATATTAAGACAG GAGGATGTTCAGTATGGAGTGAACCTGGATGTCACGAGCTACACTAACGGCAAAAGAGAGACGCACAATCCTCCGGGGAGAGCTCTGCCGTTCACTGTGTGGGACTTCTATGAG AGTGGCTGCTCCCTGCGCATGCTGAATCCCCAGTCTTTCTCCTCCACGGTGTGGAACGTGCTGTCCATCCTCCAAGAGCAGTTCGGCAGCATGGCAGGAGCCAACGT ATACCTGACGCCACCTGGAACACAAGGCTTTGCTCCACATTATGACGACATTGAGGCGTTTGTGGTTCAGCTGGAGGGGAAGAAACATTGGAGAGTGTACAACCCAAG GACGGAAGATGAGGTCTTGCCTGTGCTTTCGAGTG CCAACTTCGATCAAGCAGACATCGGGAAGCCGATCCTGGAAGTGGTGCTCGAAGCCGGGGATCTCCTTTACTTTCCCCGAGGATTCATCCACCAGGGCGACTGCCTCCCAGACGCTCACTCCCTCCACATCACCATCTCCTCTCACCAGAAGAACAGCTGGGGGGAATTGCTGCAGAAG TTGGTTCCAGCTGCACTGGAAATAGCCATGGAGGAGGATGTGGAGTTCAGACAAGGATTACCTCTGGATTACCTGACATACATGGGAGTACAGAACTCTGACAAG GATGACCCACGCAGGACAAAGTTCTTCTCGCGAATTGAGAGTCTGATGAAGAAGCTTATTACTTATGCCCCGGTCGATGCTGCCGTGGATCAGAAAGCCAGAGACTTCCTCCATGACTGCCTTCCTCCCATGCTCACACCGG AGGAATTGGCCAGCAGTGTGCAAGGAGCATCTACTAGGTGGGAGCGCGGGCAAGTTCTGGATATAGGTGCACAAATCACTACCCAGACCCGAGTCAGAATTCTCCGTGCTGGATGTGCCAG GTTATGTAGTGATGGAGAAGCTGTTCATCTGTACTACACAACAGACAACTCCAGAGTTTACCACAAAGAGGAGCCCAAGAGTTTCGAAATAAAAGCAGAG cacACAGATGCCATGGAGTTTCTAATCCATTCATATCCCAAATTTGTGACAGTAGGAAGTTTGCCATGTGATTCTGCAGACAACagg ATTGCTTTGGCTGAACTGCTTTTCGAGAGGGGGATTATCCACACTGCAGAACCTGTGTAA
- the LOC117961992 gene encoding NADH dehydrogenase [ubiquinone] 1 beta subcomplex subunit 1-like: protein MVNFVALAREHWVNILVPMGFVIGWYLDKQQDQKLTAFRNKSLLFSRELKPGEEVTWK from the exons ATGGTCAACTTTGTAGCACTTGCCCGTGAGCATTGGGTGAACATCTTAGTGCCCATGGGCTTTGTGATTGGATGGTACCTCGACAAACAGCAGGACCAGAAGCTGACAGCTTTCAGGAACAAAAGTCTTTTGTTCAGCAG GGAGCTGAAGCCTGGTGAGGAGGTGACCTGGAAGTAG
- the cpsf2 gene encoding cleavage and polyadenylation specificity factor subunit 2, whose product MTSIIKLTAVSGVQEESALCYLLQVDEFRFLLDCGWDENFSMDIIDAMKRYVHQVDAVLLSHPDPIHLGALPYAVGKLGLNCTIYATIPVYKMGQMFMYDLYQSRNNSEDFTLFTLDDVDCAFDKIQQLKYSQIVNLKGKGHGLSITPLPAGHMIGGTIWKIVKDGEEEIVYAVDFNHKREIHLNGCTLESISRPSLLITDSFNATYVQPRRKQRDELLLTNVMETLRGDGNVLIAVDTAGRVLELAQLLDQIWRTKDAGLGAYPLALLNNVSYNVVEFSKSQVEWMSDKLMRCFEDKRNNPFQFRHLTLCHSLADLARVPSPKVVLCSQPDLESGFSRELFIQWCQDAKNSVILTYRTTPGTLARYLIDNPGEKMLDLEVRKRVKLEGKDLEEYLEKEKVKKEAAKKLEQAKEVDVDSSDESDMDDDLDQPAAVKTKHHDLMMKSEGSRKGSFFKHAKKSYPMFPTHEERIKWDEYGEIIRLEDFLVPELQATEEEKNKLESGLTNGDEPMDQDLSVVPTKCVSSVENLEIRARISYIDYEGRSDGDSIRKIINQMKPRQLVIVRGPPEASLDLAESCKAFSKDIKVYTPKLQETIDATSETHIYQVRLKDSLVSSLQFCKAKDTELAWIDGVLDMRVVKVDTGVMLEEGVKDEAEDGELAMDVAPDLSVDQDATAVAAQRAIKNLFMEDEKEVSEESDVIPTLEPLPPNEISGHQSVFINEPRLSDFKQILLREGIQAEFVGGVLVCNNMVAVRRTEAGRIGLEGCLCDDYYKIRELLYQQYAVV is encoded by the exons ATGACGTCCATTATCAAGTTGACAGCCGTGTCAGGGGTTCAGGAGGAGTCGGCCCTCTGTTACCTGCTGCAGGTGGATGAATTCCGCTTCCTTCTGGACTGTGGCTGGGATGAGAACTTCTCAATGGACATCATTGATGCTATGAAAAG ATATGTTCATCAGGTCGATGCTGTGCTCCTCTCCCACCCTGATCCCATACACCTGGGAGCCCTGCCATATGCTGTGGGGAAACTGGGCCTAAACTGCACTATCTATGCAACAATTCCTGTCTACAAGATGGGTCAAATGTTCATGTATGATCTATATCAG TCTCGAAATAACAGTGAAGATTTCACACTGTTCACCCTCGATGATGTGGATTGTGCTTTTGATAAAATCCAGCAGTTGAAATACTCTCAGATTGTCAATCTAAAAG GGAAAGGGCACGGTCTTTCCATCACTCCTCTTCCAGCTGGGCACATGATTGGAGGCACTATTTGGAAAATTGTGAAGGACGGAGAGGAGGAGATTGTTTATGCTGTGGACTTCAACCACAAGAGAGAAAT ACACCTCAATGGCTGCACGTTGGAGAGCATTAGTCGTCCTTCCTTGCTTATCACAGACTCCTTCAATGCTACATATGTACAGCCGCGTCGCAAACAGAGGGATGAGCTGCTCCTTA CCAATGTAATGGAGACCCTTCGTGGTGACGGTAATGTCCTTATTGCCGTGGATACGGCAGGGCGTGTGTTGGAGCTGGCTCAGCTCCTGGACCAGATTTGGAGGACAAAGGATGCTGGGCTGGGAGCCTACCCACTAGCTCTGCTCAACAATGTTAGCTATAACGTGGTGGAGTTCTCTAAGTCACAG GTGGAGTGGATGAGTGACAAGCTCATGAGGTGTTTTGAAGACAAGAGGAACAACCCCTTCCAGTTCCGGCACTTGACCCTGTGCCACAGTCTGGCAGACCTGGCCCGGGTGCCCAGTCCCAAGGTGGTGCTTTGTAGCCAGCCAGACCTCGAGTCTGGCTTTTCCAGAGAACTCTTCATCCAGTGGTGCCAAGACGCCAAAAACTCCGTCATCCTGACCTACCGCACTACACCTGGAACCCTGGCCCGCTACCTCATCGACAACCCTGGAGAGAAGATGCTGGATCTGGAG GTGAGGAAAAGGGTGAAACTCGAAGGCAAGGATCTGGAAGAATATCTTGAAAAGgagaaagtaaagaaagaagCTGCTAAAAAGCTTGAACAAGCAAAAGA GGTGGATGTAGACTCGAGTGACGAGAGCGATATGGACGATGATCTGGACCAGCCAGCGGCAGTGAAAACTAAACACCACGACCTGATGATGAAGAGCGAGGGGAGCCGCAAAGGCAGCTTCTTCAAACACGCCAAAAAGTCTTATCCTATGTTCCCCACACATGAAGAGAGAATCAAATGGGACGAGTATGGGGAAATCATCAG GCTAGAAGACTTCCTGGTTCCTGAACTACAAgccacagaggaagagaaaaacaaactggaATCCGGGTTGACCAATGGGGATGAACCCATGGACCAGGATCTCTCTGTTGTTCCCACCAAATGCGTCTCCAGTGTGGAAAATCTTGAAATTAG AGCGAGAATCTCGTACATAGACTACGAGGGTCGCTCTGATGGCGACTCCATCAGGAAGATTATTAATCAGATGAAGCCCAGACAGCTGGTGATCGTTCGCGGGCCGCCGGAAGCCAGTCTGGACCTGGCAGAGTCCTGCAAGGCATTCAGCAAGGACATCAAAGTCTACACACCCAAACTGCAGGAGACTATAGACGCCACCAGTGAAACACACATCTACCAG GTGCGGTTGAAAGACTCCTTGGTGAGCTCCCTGCAGTTCTGCAAGGCCAAAGACACAGAGCTGGCCTGGATCGACGGTGTGCTGGACATGCGCGTGGTGAAGGTGGACACGGGTGTGATGCTGGAGGAGGGGGTGAAAGACGAGGCGGAGGACGGCGAGCTGGCGATGGACGTGGCCCCCGATCTCAGCGTCGACCAAGACGCCACGGCAGTGGCAGCACAGCGCGCCATCAAGAACCTGTTCATGGAGGACGAGAAGGAGGTGTCCGAAGAGAGTGATGTCATTCCCACGCTGGAGCCACTGCCTCCGAACGAG attTCAGGGCATCAGTCGGTGTTCATCAACGAGCCTCGCCTGTCGGACTTCAAGCAGATCCTGCTGAGAGAGGGCATCCAGGCCGAGTTTGTGGGAGGAGTGCTGGTATGCAACAACATGGTGGCCGTCCGCAGG ACGGAGGCAGGACGCATTGGCCTGGAAGGCTGCCTGTGTGACGACTACTATAAGATCCGGGAGCTGCTGTATCAGCAGTACGCCGTGGtatag